One Comamonas endophytica DNA window includes the following coding sequences:
- the gabT gene encoding 4-aminobutyrate--2-oxoglutarate transaminase, with the protein MNNQQINQRRLDATPRGVGVMCNFYADRAENATIWDVEGRQYTDFAAGIAVVNTGHRHPKIVAAVQAQLERFTHTAFQIVPYESAVALAERINALAPIDGPKKTAFFTTGAEAVENAIKIARVSTGRPGVIAFGGGFHGRTMMGLALTGKVQPYKAGFGPFPGEVYHLPFPAPLRGVTVQDSLDALEHLFKCDVDPARVAAIIVEPVQGEGGFNVADAALFASLRQVCDKHGILLIADEVQTGFGRTGKLFAMEHYPTRPDIMTMAKSLAGGMPLSAVCGRAEVMDAANPGGLGGTYAGNPLAVAAAHAVIDVIEQEQLLARSVALGARLQEFLSGLSERVPAIAEVRGLGSMVAMECVDPETRAPDSALVGRIQKEALERGLLLLSCGQYGNVIRFLYPLTIPDAQFDAALQTLEEAVGAAAGVAVAA; encoded by the coding sequence ATGAACAACCAGCAGATCAATCAGCGCCGCCTCGATGCCACCCCGCGCGGTGTCGGCGTCATGTGCAATTTCTACGCGGACCGCGCCGAGAACGCGACCATCTGGGACGTGGAAGGCCGGCAGTACACCGACTTCGCTGCGGGCATCGCCGTGGTCAACACCGGCCACCGCCACCCGAAGATCGTCGCGGCCGTGCAGGCGCAGCTCGAGCGCTTCACGCACACCGCCTTCCAGATCGTTCCCTACGAAAGCGCGGTGGCGCTGGCCGAGCGCATCAATGCGCTGGCGCCCATCGACGGCCCGAAGAAGACGGCCTTTTTCACCACCGGCGCCGAAGCCGTCGAGAACGCCATCAAGATCGCCCGCGTCAGCACCGGCCGCCCCGGCGTCATTGCCTTTGGCGGCGGCTTCCACGGCCGCACGATGATGGGCCTGGCGCTCACCGGCAAGGTGCAGCCGTACAAGGCGGGCTTCGGTCCCTTCCCCGGCGAGGTCTACCACCTGCCCTTCCCCGCGCCCCTGCGCGGCGTCACGGTGCAAGACAGCCTGGACGCGCTGGAGCATCTGTTCAAGTGCGATGTCGACCCCGCGCGCGTGGCCGCGATCATCGTCGAGCCGGTGCAGGGCGAAGGCGGCTTCAACGTGGCCGACGCCGCGCTGTTCGCCAGCCTGCGCCAGGTCTGCGACAAGCATGGCATCCTGCTGATCGCCGACGAGGTGCAGACCGGCTTCGGGCGCACCGGCAAGCTGTTTGCCATGGAGCACTACCCCACCCGTCCCGACATCATGACCATGGCCAAGAGCCTGGCTGGCGGCATGCCGCTGTCGGCCGTGTGCGGCCGCGCCGAGGTGATGGACGCCGCCAACCCCGGCGGCCTGGGCGGCACCTATGCCGGCAACCCGCTGGCCGTCGCCGCCGCGCATGCGGTGATCGATGTCATCGAGCAGGAACAGCTGCTGGCGCGCTCGGTGGCGCTGGGCGCGCGGCTGCAGGAATTCCTCAGCGGCCTGAGCGAGCGCGTTCCCGCCATCGCCGAAGTGCGCGGACTGGGCTCGATGGTGGCCATGGAATGCGTCGATCCCGAGACCCGGGCGCCGGACAGCGCGCTGGTGGGGCGCATCCAGAAGGAAGCGCTGGAGCGCGGCCTGCTGCTGCTGAGCTGTGGCCAGTACGGCAATGTGATCCGCTTCCTGTATCCGCTCACCATTCCCGATGCGCAATTCGATGCCGCGCTGCAGACGCTGGAAGAAGCCGTCGGCGCCGCAGCAGGCGTGGCGGTGGCCGCCTGA
- a CDS encoding helix-turn-helix domain-containing protein → MEWVGREIKGLRKAKSLSLQQMALRCGKSIGFLSQVERGMSTPSISDLHQIAEALGVQISWFFPQGASVEPSDGGVVVRKARRRRLAFASGISDFLLSPNLEGPLELLFSTMEPGSDSGPDTYEHVGHEAGVVLKGTLELWIGEQRFTLEEGDSFSFASTTPHRYRNPSDTQTELIWAVTPPSY, encoded by the coding sequence ATGGAATGGGTGGGGCGCGAGATCAAGGGCCTGCGCAAGGCCAAGAGCCTGTCGCTGCAGCAGATGGCGCTGCGCTGCGGCAAGTCCATCGGCTTTCTCAGCCAGGTGGAGCGCGGCATGAGCACGCCGTCCATCAGCGACCTGCACCAGATCGCCGAGGCGCTGGGCGTGCAGATCAGCTGGTTCTTTCCGCAGGGCGCCAGCGTGGAGCCATCGGACGGCGGTGTCGTGGTGCGCAAGGCGCGGCGCCGCCGCCTGGCTTTTGCCTCGGGCATCTCGGACTTCCTGCTCTCGCCCAACCTGGAAGGGCCGCTGGAGCTGCTGTTCTCCACCATGGAGCCGGGCTCGGACAGCGGGCCCGACACCTACGAGCATGTGGGCCACGAAGCCGGTGTCGTGTTGAAGGGAACGCTCGAGCTGTGGATCGGCGAGCAGCGCTTCACGCTGGAGGAAGGCGACAGCTTCAGCTTTGCCAGCACCACGCCACACCGCTACCGCAACCCCAGCGACACCCAGACCGAGCTGATCTGGGCCGTGACCCCGCCCTCCTACTAG
- the gabT gene encoding 4-aminobutyrate--2-oxoglutarate transaminase, whose product MLQVANPNTVLEQRRLAACPRGVGVQTQAFTASARNAEIWDVTGKRLIDFGSGIAVLATGHRHPRIVAAVQQQLESFHHTCFQVTPYESYIALCEKLNALTPGGFAKKTALFTTGAEAVENAMKVAKAATGRNAVIAFSGAFHGRTLMGMALTGKVYPYKAGFGAMPPDVWHVPYPAEALGVSVEDSIAAIEKLFKADVDPKRVAAIILEPVQGEGGFYIAPPELFRKLRALCDAHGILLVVDEVQTGFGRTGKMFALEHMGVEADLITLAKSLAGGFPLSALTGRAELMDAAAPGGLGGTYAGNPLAVAASLAVIDVMQDEQLPARAQTLGEKLTQSLRSLQAKVPELAEVRGLGAMVAAEFKDPATGAPLPAKVKAIQDLALQKGLLLLSCGVNANVIRFLFPLTIEDNVFEEGLALLAEAIAEA is encoded by the coding sequence ATGCTTCAAGTCGCCAACCCGAACACCGTCCTCGAACAACGCCGGCTGGCCGCCTGCCCGCGCGGCGTCGGGGTCCAGACACAGGCTTTCACTGCCTCGGCGCGCAATGCCGAGATCTGGGATGTCACCGGCAAGCGGCTGATCGACTTCGGCAGCGGCATCGCGGTGCTGGCCACCGGGCACCGCCATCCGCGCATCGTCGCCGCGGTGCAGCAGCAGCTCGAGAGCTTCCACCACACCTGCTTCCAGGTGACGCCCTACGAGAGCTACATCGCGCTGTGCGAGAAGCTCAACGCACTGACGCCCGGCGGCTTCGCCAAGAAGACCGCGCTGTTCACCACCGGCGCCGAAGCTGTGGAGAACGCCATGAAGGTGGCCAAGGCCGCCACGGGCCGCAACGCGGTCATCGCCTTCTCCGGGGCTTTCCACGGCCGCACGCTGATGGGCATGGCCCTGACCGGCAAGGTGTACCCCTACAAGGCCGGCTTCGGCGCCATGCCGCCGGACGTCTGGCATGTGCCTTACCCTGCCGAAGCGCTGGGCGTGAGCGTGGAGGACAGCATCGCGGCCATCGAGAAGCTGTTCAAGGCCGATGTCGATCCCAAGCGCGTGGCCGCCATCATCCTGGAGCCGGTGCAGGGCGAAGGCGGCTTCTATATCGCGCCGCCCGAACTCTTCCGGAAGCTGCGCGCGCTGTGCGACGCGCACGGCATCCTGCTGGTGGTGGACGAAGTCCAGACCGGTTTCGGCCGCACCGGCAAGATGTTTGCCCTCGAGCACATGGGCGTCGAAGCCGACCTGATCACCCTGGCCAAGAGCCTGGCAGGCGGTTTCCCCCTGTCCGCACTGACCGGCCGCGCCGAGCTGATGGACGCCGCCGCGCCTGGCGGCCTGGGCGGAACCTATGCCGGCAATCCTTTGGCGGTGGCCGCCTCCCTGGCGGTCATCGACGTGATGCAGGACGAACAGCTCCCCGCGCGCGCGCAGACGCTGGGCGAAAAGCTGACGCAAAGCCTGCGCTCCCTGCAGGCCAAGGTGCCGGAACTGGCGGAGGTACGCGGCCTCGGCGCCATGGTGGCGGCGGAGTTCAAGGACCCGGCCACGGGCGCGCCGCTGCCCGCCAAGGTCAAGGCCATCCAGGATCTGGCGCTGCAGAAGGGCCTGCTGCTGCTGAGCTGCGGCGTCAATGCCAACGTGATCCGCTTCCTGTTCCCGCTCACCATCGAGGACAACGTGTTCGAGGAAGGCCTGGCGCTGCTGGCCGAAGCCATCGCGGAGGCCTGA
- a CDS encoding class II aldolase/adducin family protein — protein sequence MSKTYIYPETKAAVSAAEWEQRVNLAACYRLMAHYRMTDLIYTHVSARVPDAPNEFLINPYGLMFDEITASSLLKVDHDGRIIHDPTGIGCNPAGFVIHSCIHHARPEINCVLHTHTAAGMGVAAQQQGLLNISQHAMRFHGQLSYHDYEGVALDADEQPRLVQDMGSNKAMILRNHGLLTAGATIREAFDLIYYLERACQAQIAAQSGGAALHICSDAVAAKVASQFSVSDGSDEQDWPALLRLLDRIDSSYRQ from the coding sequence ATGAGCAAGACATACATCTATCCCGAAACCAAGGCCGCGGTCAGTGCTGCCGAATGGGAGCAGCGGGTCAACCTGGCGGCATGCTATCGCCTGATGGCGCACTACCGCATGACCGATCTGATCTACACCCATGTCTCGGCGCGGGTGCCCGACGCACCCAACGAGTTCCTGATCAATCCCTATGGCCTGATGTTCGACGAGATCACCGCGTCGAGCCTGCTCAAGGTCGACCATGACGGCCGCATCATCCACGACCCCACCGGCATCGGCTGCAACCCGGCCGGCTTCGTCATCCACAGCTGCATCCACCATGCCCGGCCGGAGATCAACTGCGTGCTGCACACGCACACCGCCGCCGGCATGGGCGTGGCCGCGCAGCAGCAGGGCCTGCTGAACATCTCGCAGCACGCCATGCGCTTTCACGGCCAGCTCTCCTACCACGACTACGAGGGCGTGGCGCTGGACGCGGACGAGCAGCCGCGGCTGGTGCAGGACATGGGCAGCAACAAGGCGATGATCCTGCGCAACCACGGGCTGCTCACGGCCGGCGCCACCATCCGCGAGGCCTTCGACCTGATCTATTACCTCGAGCGCGCCTGCCAGGCGCAGATCGCGGCCCAGTCGGGCGGCGCCGCGCTGCACATCTGCAGCGACGCGGTCGCGGCCAAGGTGGCCAGCCAGTTCAGCGTCTCCGATGGCAGCGACGAGCAGGACTGGCCCGCCCTGCTGCGGCTGCTGGACCGCATCGACAGCAGCTACCGCCAGTGA
- a CDS encoding PLP-dependent aminotransferase family protein produces MKSISGDLIAPRLARLRQEKTAVAVNRLLYECLRDAIHDGSLPAGTRLPPTRDLAAEAGISRNTVMHAYEQLIAEGYTRGLTGSGTYVAERIPDLPPLKPGNPAVAPAGKSVAGRLSRRGRKVVMGAQAQATQWGAFLPGVPDVTQVPHAKLAQITARLSRELPPSTLSYATNGGYARLHQSLAVYLRQARSVVCEPGQIVVTEGVHQAIDLITRVLGDAGDHAWVEEPGYWGTRSILEINGIRLKPMPVDAEGMRFPIQATARPPRFAFVTPSHQYPLGPVMSLSRRLDLLNFAAQHGTWVVEDDYDSEFRFSGHPVASLQGLLPGAPVIYVGTFSKTLYPGLRMAYMVVPAPFAAAFRTAQSKLYRGGHMLQQAALAEFMDSGQYAAHIRRMRLIYAARRAYLIQLVEQSLGPGWVHEYDSNAGLHLVLALPPGTDDVAIAAEAAARGVIARPLSIYYFGRNPSPGLILAFASVPQEEMLAPWQVVARCILEAVAKKR; encoded by the coding sequence TTGAAGTCCATCAGCGGAGACCTGATCGCCCCCCGGCTGGCGCGCCTGCGCCAGGAGAAAACCGCTGTCGCGGTCAACCGGCTGCTCTACGAATGCCTGCGCGATGCCATCCACGACGGCAGCCTGCCGGCCGGAACGCGCCTGCCGCCGACGCGTGACCTGGCGGCCGAGGCGGGCATTTCACGCAATACCGTCATGCATGCCTACGAGCAGTTGATTGCCGAGGGCTACACCAGGGGGCTGACGGGAAGCGGCACCTATGTCGCCGAGCGCATTCCCGACCTGCCTCCGCTCAAGCCCGGCAACCCGGCCGTCGCGCCCGCGGGAAAGTCGGTCGCCGGGCGCCTGTCGCGGCGCGGGCGCAAGGTGGTCATGGGGGCGCAGGCCCAGGCCACGCAGTGGGGCGCCTTCTTGCCGGGCGTGCCCGACGTCACCCAGGTGCCGCATGCCAAGCTGGCGCAGATCACGGCGCGCCTGAGCCGCGAGCTGCCACCGTCGACGCTCAGCTATGCCACCAACGGCGGTTATGCCAGGCTGCACCAGAGCCTGGCGGTCTATCTGCGGCAGGCGCGCTCGGTGGTCTGCGAGCCCGGCCAGATCGTCGTGACCGAAGGCGTGCACCAGGCCATCGATCTGATCACGCGCGTGCTGGGCGATGCCGGCGACCACGCCTGGGTCGAGGAGCCGGGCTACTGGGGCACGCGCAGCATCCTGGAGATCAACGGCATCCGGCTCAAGCCCATGCCGGTGGATGCCGAGGGCATGCGCTTTCCCATCCAGGCGACGGCCAGGCCGCCGCGCTTCGCCTTCGTCACGCCCTCGCACCAGTATCCGCTGGGGCCGGTCATGAGCCTGTCGCGCCGCCTCGACCTGCTGAACTTCGCCGCGCAGCACGGCACCTGGGTGGTCGAGGACGATTACGACAGCGAGTTCCGTTTCTCGGGCCACCCCGTGGCCTCGCTGCAGGGGCTGCTGCCCGGCGCGCCGGTGATCTATGTGGGCACCTTCAGCAAGACCCTGTATCCCGGGCTGCGCATGGCGTACATGGTGGTGCCCGCGCCCTTTGCCGCGGCCTTTCGCACCGCGCAATCCAAGCTCTACCGCGGCGGCCACATGCTGCAGCAGGCGGCGCTGGCCGAATTCATGGACAGCGGCCAGTACGCGGCCCACATCCGGCGCATGCGCCTGATCTATGCGGCGCGGCGCGCCTACCTCATCCAGCTGGTGGAGCAGTCGCTGGGCCCAGGCTGGGTGCATGAATACGACAGCAATGCCGGACTGCATCTGGTGCTGGCGCTGCCGCCCGGCACCGACGACGTGGCCATTGCCGCCGAGGCCGCGGCCCGGGGGGTGATCGCGCGTCCGCTGTCCATCTACTATTTCGGCCGCAACCCGAGCCCGGGCCTGATCCTGGCGTTCGCCAGCGTGCCCCAGGAGGAGATGCTCGCGCCCTGGCAGGTGGTGGCGCGCTGCATTCTCGAGGCGGTCGCAAAAAAGCGCTGA
- a CDS encoding NAD-dependent succinate-semialdehyde dehydrogenase, with translation MDMKTSPLAFLNDPSLLKTDALIDGQWVQGDSRFDVDDPATGLKLADVPNLGAADAERAVRAANAAWPAWRAKTAKQRHAILLKWYELLMAHSEDLARIMTAEQGKPFAEAKGEVGYAASFVEWFAEEAKRANGETLPQFDSTRRLMVLKQPVGVCAAITPWNFPLAMITRKVAPALAAGCPVVIKPAELTPLTALAAAELAVRAGIPAGVLNVITADSANSIAVGKLLCASDVVRHLSFTGSTEVGRILMAQSAPTVKKISLELGGNAPFIVFDDADIDSAVEGAIASKYRNAGQTCVCANRIYVQDGVYEQFVQKFAARVQALTVGNGFEDGVVQGPLIEPAALDKVQRHLDDALAKGGRVVAGGARLEGQFFQPTVVADANADMLCAREETFGPFAPVFRFQTEQQAIDAANDTEFGLASYFYSRDVGRIFRVAEALEYGMVGINAGVIASEHVPFGGVKQSGLGREGSHHGMDDYLELKYLCLGDIDK, from the coding sequence ATGGACATGAAGACCTCGCCCCTGGCATTCCTGAACGACCCCAGCCTGCTCAAGACCGATGCGCTGATCGATGGGCAATGGGTCCAGGGAGACTCGCGTTTCGATGTCGACGATCCGGCAACGGGCCTCAAGCTGGCCGACGTGCCCAACCTGGGCGCCGCCGATGCCGAGCGCGCCGTCCGAGCCGCGAATGCCGCCTGGCCCGCCTGGCGCGCCAAGACCGCCAAGCAGCGCCACGCGATCCTGCTGAAGTGGTATGAGCTGCTGATGGCACACAGCGAGGACCTGGCGCGCATCATGACCGCCGAGCAGGGCAAGCCCTTTGCCGAAGCCAAGGGCGAGGTGGGCTATGCCGCCAGCTTCGTCGAGTGGTTTGCCGAGGAAGCCAAGCGCGCCAATGGCGAAACGCTGCCGCAGTTCGACAGCACGCGCCGCCTGATGGTGCTCAAGCAGCCCGTCGGGGTCTGCGCCGCCATCACGCCGTGGAACTTCCCGCTGGCCATGATCACGCGCAAGGTGGCGCCGGCGCTGGCCGCCGGCTGCCCGGTGGTCATCAAGCCCGCGGAGCTGACCCCGCTGACGGCCCTCGCCGCGGCGGAGCTTGCAGTGCGTGCCGGCATTCCCGCCGGCGTGCTCAATGTGATCACCGCCGACAGTGCCAACAGCATCGCCGTGGGCAAGCTGCTGTGCGCCAGCGACGTAGTGCGCCACCTGAGCTTCACCGGTTCCACCGAGGTCGGCCGCATCCTGATGGCGCAAAGCGCGCCCACGGTGAAGAAGATCAGCCTGGAGCTGGGCGGCAATGCGCCGTTCATCGTCTTCGACGATGCGGACATCGACTCGGCCGTCGAAGGCGCCATCGCCAGCAAGTACCGCAATGCCGGCCAGACCTGCGTCTGCGCCAACCGGATCTACGTGCAGGACGGCGTGTACGAGCAGTTCGTGCAGAAGTTCGCGGCGCGCGTGCAGGCGCTCACGGTGGGCAACGGCTTCGAGGACGGCGTGGTGCAGGGTCCGCTGATCGAGCCCGCGGCGCTGGACAAGGTGCAGCGCCACCTGGACGATGCGCTGGCCAAGGGCGGGCGCGTCGTGGCCGGTGGCGCAAGGTTGGAGGGACAGTTCTTCCAGCCCACAGTGGTGGCAGATGCCAACGCCGATATGCTGTGCGCGCGCGAGGAGACCTTCGGGCCCTTTGCGCCGGTGTTCCGCTTCCAGACCGAGCAGCAGGCCATCGATGCCGCCAACGACACCGAGTTCGGCCTGGCCAGCTACTTCTACAGCCGCGACGTGGGCCGCATCTTCCGCGTGGCCGAGGCGCTGGAATACGGCATGGTCGGCATCAACGCGGGCGTGATTGCCTCCGAGCACGTGCCCTTTGGCGGCGTGAAGCAATCGGGCCTGGGGCGCGAAGGCTCGCATCACGGCATGGATGATTACCTCGAGCTGAAATACCTCTGCCTCGGGGATATCGACAAGTAG
- a CDS encoding 2-hydroxyacid dehydrogenase: protein MPTLAVAGAYLHNKTVVEELLRRRLPDWSIVRPGDAGAREACVAVCWGQPHDTWQQLPDVRMVHSIGAGVDGLVRDPGLPDVPICRVIDQAQAQRLTEYVLWGTLTYHRGFDIAARNQRALLWQRPANRAASEVVVGVMGLGEIGAHMAKTLAAHGYSVRGWSRSARSLEGIETFAGAEGLGAFLDGVEVLICVLPLTDETEGILSRDLFNRLTPGAKLIHVGRGPHFVEADVLEALESGQLGGVLVDVFPVEPLPADNALWRHPLVMVTPHMAAVMPMPDVVSQIAENCERLLAGEPLLRTVERASGY, encoded by the coding sequence ATGCCCACCCTGGCGGTTGCAGGTGCCTATCTGCACAACAAGACCGTGGTGGAGGAGCTGCTGCGCCGGCGCCTTCCCGACTGGTCCATCGTCCGGCCTGGCGATGCGGGGGCCCGCGAGGCCTGCGTCGCCGTGTGCTGGGGCCAGCCCCACGACACCTGGCAGCAGCTGCCCGACGTGCGCATGGTGCATTCCATTGGCGCGGGCGTCGACGGCCTGGTGCGCGACCCCGGGCTGCCCGATGTGCCGATCTGCCGCGTCATCGACCAGGCGCAGGCGCAGCGCCTGACCGAGTACGTGCTCTGGGGCACGCTGACCTACCACCGCGGATTCGACATCGCCGCGCGCAACCAGCGCGCGCTGCTGTGGCAGCGGCCCGCCAACCGCGCGGCCTCGGAGGTCGTCGTCGGGGTGATGGGACTGGGCGAGATCGGCGCCCATATGGCCAAGACCCTGGCCGCCCACGGCTACAGCGTAAGGGGCTGGTCGCGCAGCGCGCGCAGCCTGGAAGGCATCGAGACCTTTGCGGGAGCGGAGGGGCTCGGCGCATTTCTCGATGGCGTGGAAGTGCTCATCTGCGTGCTGCCGCTGACGGATGAAACCGAAGGCATCCTGTCGCGCGATCTCTTCAACCGGCTGACGCCGGGCGCCAAGCTGATCCACGTGGGTCGCGGCCCGCACTTCGTCGAGGCGGACGTGCTCGAGGCGCTGGAATCGGGGCAACTGGGCGGAGTGCTGGTCGATGTCTTCCCAGTGGAGCCCCTGCCGGCGGACAACGCGCTGTGGCGCCATCCGCTGGTGATGGTGACGCCGCATATGGCTGCCGTGATGCCCATGCCGGATGTGGTCAGCCAGATCGCGGAGAACTGCGAGCGGCTGCTGGCGGGGGAGCCACTGCTGCGGACGGTGGAGCGGGCCAGCGGGTATTGA
- a CDS encoding GntR family transcriptional regulator — translation MNFFASPPPQALATSAHEQAYHYLSHAIRMGQLKPGERLVADDIANAIGMSRMPVREAFRRLAAEGLLVMPPNRGAIVRALSEFEVVEVFEMRAVLEGLAASMAVRRHTPRDIADLEDLLAGMRRCGSDLSQWITVHRQFHERLCGISAAPRLLQQISALHSVVEPLMRIWLENQSGCCGVQQVHERLLAVLQAGDPERMEQEMRAHVRRTVDGITSAMRAARPAKAARRSA, via the coding sequence ATGAATTTCTTTGCTTCGCCGCCTCCGCAGGCGCTGGCCACGAGTGCCCACGAACAGGCATACCACTACCTCTCGCACGCCATTCGCATGGGGCAGCTCAAGCCTGGCGAACGGCTGGTCGCGGATGACATCGCCAACGCCATCGGCATGAGCCGCATGCCGGTGCGCGAGGCCTTTCGCCGCTTGGCTGCGGAAGGCCTGCTGGTGATGCCGCCCAACCGCGGCGCCATCGTGCGCGCGCTTTCGGAATTCGAGGTGGTCGAGGTCTTCGAGATGCGCGCCGTGCTGGAGGGCCTGGCGGCCTCGATGGCGGTGCGCCGCCACACGCCGCGCGACATTGCCGACCTGGAGGACCTGCTGGCCGGCATGCGGCGCTGCGGCAGCGACCTCTCGCAGTGGATCACGGTGCACCGGCAATTCCATGAGCGCCTGTGCGGCATCAGCGCTGCGCCGCGCCTCCTGCAGCAGATCTCCGCCCTGCATTCGGTGGTCGAGCCGCTGATGCGCATCTGGCTGGAGAACCAGTCCGGCTGCTGCGGGGTGCAGCAGGTCCATGAACGGCTGCTGGCCGTGCTGCAAGCGGGCGATCCCGAGCGCATGGAGCAGGAGATGCGCGCCCATGTGCGGCGCACGGTGGACGGGATCACCAGCGCGATGCGCGCCGCGCGCCCGGCCAAGGCCGCGCGGCGCAGCGCCTGA
- a CDS encoding Bug family tripartite tricarboxylate transporter substrate binding protein, translating to MRRTFLRAALSCFALALPFAASAQEGTAYPSKSVRLIVPFPPGGGTDAIARALADRMAVDLKQSFVIENKPGAGGILGADATARSPADGYTLFVGTNSSLVTNKFLYSKLPYDPDGFELIGLVGITPLVVVINPSVPARNIPELVAYAKANPGKLSYASFGAGTTSHLAAELFKQRAGIDMLHVPYKGAAEALPAIIGGQVSVYFDTIVSSIPHVKSGKLLALGVTSAKRSQTLPNVPSVAEQGYPGYEMFPWYGLVAPKGTPKDVMEKLRASLARALADPKLIERLGPTGAEVTPMTAAEFHEFVRVDTGKTEKVVKAAGVTLN from the coding sequence ATGCGCCGAACGTTCCTCAGGGCAGCTCTCAGCTGCTTCGCCCTTGCCCTTCCCTTTGCCGCCTCGGCCCAGGAAGGCACCGCCTACCCCAGCAAGTCGGTGCGCCTCATCGTTCCATTCCCTCCCGGCGGCGGCACCGATGCCATCGCACGCGCGCTGGCCGACCGGATGGCCGTGGACCTGAAGCAGTCCTTCGTCATCGAGAACAAGCCCGGTGCCGGCGGCATCCTGGGGGCCGACGCCACCGCGCGCAGCCCGGCGGACGGCTACACCCTGTTCGTCGGCACCAACAGCTCGCTGGTGACCAACAAGTTCCTCTACTCCAAGCTGCCCTACGACCCGGACGGCTTCGAGCTGATCGGGCTGGTGGGCATCACGCCCCTGGTCGTGGTCATCAACCCTTCCGTTCCGGCCAGGAACATTCCCGAACTGGTGGCCTACGCCAAGGCCAACCCGGGCAAGCTCAGCTACGCCTCCTTCGGCGCCGGCACGACCTCGCATCTCGCGGCCGAGCTGTTCAAGCAGCGCGCCGGCATCGACATGCTGCACGTGCCCTACAAGGGCGCGGCGGAAGCCCTGCCGGCGATCATCGGCGGCCAGGTCTCGGTGTATTTCGACACCATCGTCAGCTCCATTCCCCATGTGAAGAGCGGCAAGCTGCTGGCGCTAGGCGTGACCTCCGCCAAGCGCTCGCAGACCCTGCCCAACGTGCCCTCGGTGGCCGAGCAGGGCTATCCGGGCTACGAGATGTTCCCCTGGTACGGCCTGGTCGCGCCCAAGGGCACGCCCAAGGACGTGATGGAGAAGCTGCGCGCCAGCCTGGCGCGCGCGCTGGCCGATCCCAAGCTGATCGAGCGGCTCGGCCCCACGGGCGCGGAAGTGACGCCCATGACCGCCGCCGAGTTCCATGAATTCGTGCGCGTGGATACCGGCAAGACCGAGAAGGTGGTCAAGGCCGCCGGCGTGACGCTGAACTGA